Within Terriglobia bacterium, the genomic segment AGAGAAGAACGCGGGCTTCCTGGACAAGTACCCGATCGAGGCCTACCCCACGCTCCTCGTGATCGATCCCGACACCGAGCAGGTGATCCTGCGCTGGGTCGGCAGCGCCACGGTCCCCCAGCTCGAGAAGCTCTTCGACGACGGCGAGCGGACGCTGCGGGGCAAGGGAAGCGGCGCCGACGTGGTCCTGGCCTCGGCCGACCGGCTGCTCGGCGCCGGCAAGAGCGCCGACGCGGCCGCGGCGTACAGGGACGCGATCTCGAAGGCACCTGCCGAATGGCCCAGCCGGGATCGAGCGGTGGAGTCCCTGCTCGGTCTGCTGTCCGCGCCCCCGTCGGCGAAGGAGTGCGTCGAGACCGCCCGAGCCGAGCTGCCGAAGGAGCGGACGCCGCACTACGCGAACGTGGCCATGGCCGGTCTCGAGTGCGCCATGGCTCTCGAGGGGCCGGACAAGAAGCCGGCGGTCGCGGAATTCGACGCGCGGGTTCGGTCCGCCGTCGGCGAGCCGCGTATCGAGATGCCCGCGGACGATCGCGCCGGCCTGTACTCCGCCCTGGTGGACGCGCGCAAGGACGCGGGCGA encodes:
- a CDS encoding thiol reductase thioredoxin; this encodes MRAFVFTDHALERQAGRFVWLSVDTEKEKNAGFLDKYPIEAYPTLLVIDPDTEQVILRWVGSATVPQLEKLFDDGERTLRGKGSGADVVLASADRLLGAGKSADAAAAYRDAISKAPAEWPSRDRAVESLLGLLSAPPSAKECVETARAELPKERTPHYANVAMAGLECAMALEGPDKKPAVAEFDARVRSAVGEPRIEMPADDRAGLYSALVDARKDAGDEAGAKATAAEWLAFLDGEAARAASPEARAVFDSFRLAASIEAGDPAHAIPILERSEKDLP